Proteins from one Comamonas flocculans genomic window:
- a CDS encoding heme/hemin ABC transporter substrate-binding protein, translating into MRLRRRLLLATPLLALGAGARAAQAQRVVSLGGVVTEIVHALGADERLVGVDQSSLYPPAARALPQVGYFRSFAVEGVLSLRPDLVLASEQAGPPHALEQLRAAGVAVVLVASSPKVSALESAIDTVAATLRLNAEGQARARRLRQQLDEAARPVAHDGAPPRVLILSSHTGRLQAAGAGSAPDALLTLAGGANAFGQPGYKAISAEAVAAAQPDAILTSTLSIDAAGGLAGFTAQPGIAMTPAAQSGRIIVLDDLLLLGFGPRLPLALAQVRSGLFGPAARGAA; encoded by the coding sequence ATGAGGCTGCGCCGGCGTCTTCTGCTGGCCACCCCGCTGCTGGCGCTGGGCGCGGGCGCACGCGCGGCGCAGGCACAGCGCGTGGTCAGCCTGGGCGGCGTGGTCACCGAGATCGTGCACGCGCTGGGCGCGGACGAGCGCCTGGTGGGCGTGGACCAGTCCAGCCTGTACCCGCCGGCGGCGCGCGCGCTGCCGCAGGTGGGCTACTTTCGCAGCTTCGCCGTCGAAGGCGTGCTCAGCCTGCGCCCCGATCTGGTGCTGGCCTCGGAGCAGGCCGGCCCGCCGCATGCGCTGGAGCAGCTGCGCGCGGCCGGGGTGGCGGTGGTGCTGGTCGCTTCATCGCCCAAGGTCTCGGCGCTGGAAAGCGCCATCGACACCGTGGCCGCGACACTCAGGCTCAATGCCGAGGGCCAGGCGCGGGCACGCCGTCTGCGCCAGCAACTGGACGAGGCCGCGCGGCCCGTGGCGCACGATGGCGCACCGCCGCGCGTGCTGATCCTGAGCAGCCACACCGGGCGCCTGCAGGCCGCCGGAGCGGGCAGCGCGCCCGATGCGCTGCTCACGCTGGCGGGTGGCGCCAATGCCTTCGGCCAGCCGGGCTACAAGGCTATTTCCGCCGAGGCCGTGGCTGCCGCGCAGCCTGATGCCATCCTGACTTCCACGCTGTCCATCGACGCCGCCGGCGGCCTGGCCGGCTTCACCGCTCAGCCAGGCATCGCCATGACGCCCGCCGCCCAAAGCGGTCGCATCATCGTGCTCGACGACCTGCTGCTGCTGGGCTTCGGCCCGCGCCTGCCGCTGGCGCTGGCGCAGGTGCGCAGCGGCTTGTTCGGCCCAGCGGCGCGCGGGGCCGCTTGA
- a CDS encoding FecCD family ABC transporter permease, giving the protein MLALALAAACSGAMHIPLPRMPALLLGAGGGDEALWRNVLLQVRLPRVALAVLVGAGLAISGAAMQALFRNPLAEPGLIGVSAGGALGAVAAIVLGAASLPAVGSAAFVGSLAATLAAWRLGGRGPGVAGVLLAGIAINALCGAVIGLFTWQASDVQLRSLTFWSLGSLASARWPLVAALAPWVALLSALLLRDWRAMNALLLGEREAQHLGFAMAPLRRRLVLLVALLVGPLVAVTGTIGFVGLVVPHLVRLTLGADHRALLPASLLAGAIALTLADWLARVVAIPSELPIGIVTSLVGGPFLLWLLARRGT; this is encoded by the coding sequence CTGCTTGCACTGGCGCTGGCGGCGGCCTGCAGCGGGGCGATGCACATTCCGCTCCCCCGCATGCCGGCCCTGCTGCTGGGCGCGGGCGGCGGCGACGAGGCGCTGTGGCGCAACGTGCTGCTGCAGGTGCGCCTGCCGCGGGTGGCGCTGGCGGTGCTGGTCGGCGCGGGGTTGGCCATTTCCGGCGCCGCCATGCAGGCGCTGTTTCGCAACCCGCTGGCCGAGCCGGGGCTGATCGGCGTGTCCGCCGGCGGCGCGCTGGGCGCCGTGGCCGCCATCGTGCTGGGCGCGGCCAGCCTGCCGGCCGTCGGCTCGGCGGCCTTCGTGGGCAGCCTCGCGGCCACGCTGGCGGCCTGGCGCCTGGGCGGGCGCGGCCCGGGCGTGGCCGGGGTGCTGCTCGCGGGCATCGCCATCAATGCGCTGTGCGGCGCGGTCATCGGCCTGTTCACCTGGCAGGCGAGCGACGTGCAGTTGCGCAGCCTGACCTTCTGGAGCCTGGGGAGCCTGGCCAGCGCGCGCTGGCCGCTGGTGGCGGCGCTCGCGCCCTGGGTCGCGCTGCTGTCGGCACTGCTGCTGCGCGACTGGCGCGCCATGAACGCGCTGCTGCTGGGCGAACGCGAGGCCCAGCACCTGGGCTTTGCCATGGCGCCGCTGCGCCGTCGGCTGGTGCTGCTGGTGGCGCTGCTGGTGGGTCCGCTGGTGGCCGTCACGGGCACCATAGGCTTCGTCGGCCTGGTGGTGCCGCACCTGGTGCGCCTGACGCTGGGCGCCGATCACCGCGCGCTGCTGCCCGCATCGCTGCTGGCCGGGGCCATCGCGCTGACCCTGGCGGACTGGCTGGCGCGCGTGGTGGCAATCCCGTCCGAGCTGCCGATCGGCATCGTCACCAGCCTGGTCGGCGGGCCTTTCCTGCTGTGGCTGCTGGCGCGCCGGGGCACCTGA
- a CDS encoding heme ABC transporter ATP-binding protein — MLRGVSLELHPGEVLGVLGANGAGKSTLLATLAGELTPAGGTVRLQGRALAQWSAAALARRRAVLPQSPALAFDLGVHEVVRMGAYPFPELAPAALAALADEALALTGAGHLAGRRHGALSGGEQQRVQFARVVVQLLACRTPGEYRALLLDEPTASLDPRHQIALLGAVRSLAHTHGVAALVVLHDVNLAAAWCDRLLLLGAGRVQGQGAPREVLSVANLQAVYDLTARVLDHPDRPGQPWVLFQPQDGS, encoded by the coding sequence GTGCTGCGCGGCGTTTCGCTGGAGCTGCACCCCGGCGAGGTGCTGGGCGTGCTGGGTGCCAACGGCGCGGGCAAGAGCACCTTGCTGGCCACGCTGGCGGGCGAACTCACGCCCGCTGGTGGCACCGTGCGACTGCAGGGGCGGGCGCTGGCGCAGTGGAGCGCGGCGGCGCTGGCGCGCCGGCGCGCGGTGCTGCCGCAGTCGCCCGCGCTGGCTTTCGACCTGGGCGTGCATGAAGTGGTGCGCATGGGCGCCTACCCGTTTCCCGAACTGGCACCCGCGGCACTCGCAGCGCTGGCCGACGAGGCGCTCGCCCTGACCGGCGCGGGCCACCTGGCGGGGCGGCGCCACGGCGCGCTCTCGGGCGGCGAGCAGCAGCGCGTGCAGTTCGCCCGCGTGGTGGTGCAGCTGCTGGCCTGCCGCACGCCCGGTGAATACCGCGCGCTGCTGCTGGACGAGCCCACCGCCAGCCTGGACCCGCGCCACCAGATCGCGCTGCTGGGCGCCGTGCGCAGCCTGGCACACACGCACGGCGTGGCCGCGCTGGTGGTGCTGCACGACGTCAACCTGGCCGCCGCCTGGTGCGACCGCCTGCTGCTGCTGGGCGCGGGCCGGGTGCAGGGCCAGGGCGCGCCGCGCGAGGTGCTCAGCGTCGCGAACCTGCAAGCCGTCTACGACCTGACCGCGCGCGTGCTCGATCATCCCGACCGGCCGGGCCAGCCGTGGGTGCTGTTTCAACCTCAAGACGGCAGCTGA
- a CDS encoding TetR family transcriptional regulator, translating into MPQTRARRAHAPDAASRPDRKAAILLAAEKLFAQYGYHAVSIRQIAAEAGVPPALVGYYWGAKHEMFHAIFAHWRSTIDERLSLLRAALDGPRPTVHDVVQAFAEPVLQLRASPEGEYYALLVARELMYRTPDTDRVLAEMFDPMAHAFIDALHQLRPEWPRARAAWAYQFAMGALLHHLVDYRVQRLSNGENTPNDAAAAPLLIDFITAGIQAALPTPASKETPP; encoded by the coding sequence ATGCCCCAGACCCGAGCCCGCCGCGCCCACGCACCCGACGCCGCCTCCCGGCCCGACCGCAAGGCGGCCATCCTGCTGGCGGCGGAAAAGCTGTTCGCGCAATATGGCTACCACGCGGTCTCGATCCGCCAGATCGCGGCCGAGGCCGGGGTGCCGCCCGCGCTGGTCGGCTACTACTGGGGCGCCAAGCACGAGATGTTCCATGCCATCTTCGCGCACTGGCGCTCCACCATAGACGAGCGCCTGTCGCTGCTGCGCGCGGCCCTGGACGGGCCGCGTCCGACGGTGCATGACGTGGTGCAGGCCTTCGCCGAACCGGTGCTGCAGCTACGCGCCAGCCCCGAGGGCGAGTACTACGCGCTGCTGGTGGCGCGTGAACTGATGTACCGCACGCCCGACACCGACCGCGTGCTGGCCGAGATGTTCGACCCGATGGCGCACGCCTTCATCGACGCGCTGCACCAGTTGCGTCCCGAATGGCCGCGCGCGCGCGCCGCCTGGGCCTACCAGTTCGCGATGGGCGCGCTCCTGCACCACCTGGTCGACTACCGCGTGCAGCGCCTGTCCAACGGCGAGAACACGCCCAACGACGCGGCCGCCGCGCCGCTGCTGATCGATTTCATCACCGCCGGCATCCAAGCCGCCCTGCCAACGCCCGCCTCCAAGGAGACCCCACCATGA
- a CDS encoding C4-dicarboxylate TRAP transporter substrate-binding protein, translating to MMTRRLIAAAALLASAAALTAPAHAQQTIRLTAAAGHPPVFLWVKLVDEFFIPEVDKRLAAAGNKHKIEWTKAWGGTLIKLGAESKGIADGVADLGFVSTIFEAARFPSQNVSYYAPFGTDDIGVVTQVLNRMQENIPAMGQAWSKNNLTYLGGAALDAYHIWTNFPIHSVDDLKGKKITAPGPAANWIKDTGAVAVAGNLNTYYEDIKSGVSNGVITFATGAWGAKVHEVAPYITKVNFGAQYAGGLAINKRRFDKLPPELQKILREVGAEYSQRFAAAQTAAAEGLMKKMQEAGATISELSAAERKRWADTLPPIAKTFAADLQAKGLPGDQVLNGFMDGLKQAGAHPARDWAAK from the coding sequence ATGATGACCCGCCGACTGATCGCCGCCGCCGCACTGCTGGCCAGCGCCGCCGCGCTGACGGCCCCCGCGCACGCCCAGCAGACCATCCGCCTCACGGCCGCCGCCGGCCACCCGCCGGTGTTCCTGTGGGTCAAGCTGGTCGATGAATTCTTCATCCCCGAGGTCGACAAGCGCCTGGCGGCCGCGGGCAACAAGCACAAGATCGAATGGACCAAGGCCTGGGGGGGCACCCTGATCAAGCTGGGCGCCGAGTCCAAGGGCATCGCCGACGGCGTGGCCGACCTGGGCTTCGTCAGCACCATCTTCGAGGCGGCGCGCTTCCCGAGCCAGAACGTGAGCTATTACGCGCCCTTTGGCACCGACGACATCGGCGTGGTCACGCAGGTGCTCAACCGCATGCAGGAAAACATCCCCGCCATGGGCCAGGCCTGGAGCAAGAACAACCTGACCTACCTGGGCGGCGCGGCGCTCGACGCCTACCACATCTGGACCAACTTCCCGATCCACTCGGTCGACGATCTCAAGGGCAAGAAGATCACCGCGCCCGGCCCGGCGGCCAACTGGATCAAGGACACCGGTGCGGTGGCCGTGGCCGGCAACCTGAACACCTACTACGAGGACATCAAGTCGGGCGTGTCCAACGGCGTGATCACCTTTGCCACCGGCGCTTGGGGCGCCAAGGTGCACGAGGTGGCGCCCTACATCACCAAGGTGAACTTCGGCGCGCAATACGCCGGCGGCCTGGCGATCAACAAGCGCCGCTTCGACAAGCTGCCGCCCGAGCTGCAGAAGATCCTGCGCGAAGTGGGCGCCGAATACAGCCAGCGCTTTGCCGCCGCGCAGACCGCCGCCGCCGAGGGCCTGATGAAGAAGATGCAAGAGGCCGGCGCCACGATCAGCGAACTGAGTGCCGCCGAGCGCAAGCGCTGGGCCGACACGCTGCCGCCGATCGCCAAGACCTTCGCCGCCGACCTGCAGGCCAAGGGTCTGCCCGGCGACCAAGTGCTGAACGGCTTCATGGACGGGCTCAAGCAGGCCGGCGCCCACCCGGCGCGCGACTGGGCCGCCAAGTAA
- a CDS encoding TRAP transporter small permease subunit, translated as MTTPGTSTAQGVPADSYGLPLPGGFARLTRLLNALGTLWIVALMLLINTDVLGRELIDAPVRGVTELVSLSIVGIVFLQLADTLAAGRMTRADVLLDRLKRTTPWLAALLQALYHAVGALLMAVILWAAWEPLVESIRIQEYVGALGDFTAPVWPVRLIMLVGMVATLVTFVLLAWLDLRRSLALREARA; from the coding sequence ATGACGACGCCTGGCACGAGCACCGCGCAGGGGGTGCCCGCGGACTCCTACGGCTTGCCGCTGCCCGGCGGCTTCGCTCGCCTGACACGGCTGCTCAACGCGCTGGGCACGCTGTGGATCGTGGCGCTGATGCTGCTGATCAACACCGACGTGCTCGGGCGCGAGCTGATCGACGCGCCGGTGCGCGGCGTGACCGAGCTGGTGTCGCTGTCCATCGTGGGCATCGTCTTCCTGCAGCTGGCCGATACGCTGGCGGCCGGGCGCATGACGCGCGCGGACGTGCTGCTCGATCGCCTCAAGCGCACCACGCCCTGGCTCGCGGCACTGCTCCAGGCGCTCTACCACGCGGTCGGCGCGCTGCTCATGGCGGTGATCCTGTGGGCCGCGTGGGAGCCGCTGGTCGAGTCCATCCGCATCCAGGAATACGTCGGCGCCCTGGGCGACTTCACCGCGCCGGTGTGGCCGGTGCGCCTGATCATGCTGGTGGGCATGGTGGCCACGCTCGTCACCTTCGTGCTGCTCGCCTGGCTTGATCTGCGCCGCTCGCTCGCGCTGCGGGAGGCCCGCGCATGA
- a CDS encoding TRAP transporter large permease, whose product MMSPILVASLSLLAMLGLIWAGMHVAIVLAVVSFAGVWLIRGDPTIAANLLAQASQDAIASHIFGVVPLFVLTGFLVAIADVGKDAFEVANQVLRRLRGGLGIATVASNAVFAAITGISIASAAVFTRVAVPEMLRFGYQPRFAVGVVAGSSVLGMLIPPSLLMILYGFLANQSVGDLFTAGILPGLVLALAYSTGIVLMATFWPRTVYAGGTPQPVTQEALMPLTTLAGKLLPSVLLIASVLGGLYAGFFTATEAGATGAAVALAIAVLRRKLNWKSLWSVLVETGHVTVSVSFLIICATIYTRMLAMSGMPQFLVEWMTQLGLGPTGFFIIYVSFCVLLGTIIDSSSILLIMLPLMLPIAEQLGLNLIWFGVVTVVAVEIGLLTPPFGLSVFVIKSTLQDQRITLGDIFRGTAPFTVMMVAVLLLLIFVPQLSLMLLKTPGG is encoded by the coding sequence ATGATGAGCCCCATCCTCGTCGCCAGCCTGTCGCTGCTGGCCATGCTGGGGCTGATCTGGGCCGGCATGCACGTGGCCATCGTGCTGGCGGTGGTGTCGTTCGCCGGGGTCTGGCTGATCCGCGGCGACCCGACCATCGCCGCCAACCTGCTGGCGCAGGCCAGCCAGGACGCGATCGCCAGCCACATCTTCGGCGTGGTGCCGCTGTTCGTGCTCACCGGCTTTCTGGTGGCGATCGCCGACGTCGGCAAGGACGCCTTCGAGGTCGCCAACCAGGTGCTGCGCCGCCTGCGCGGCGGCCTGGGGATCGCCACCGTGGCGTCCAACGCGGTGTTTGCGGCGATTACCGGCATCTCGATCGCCTCCGCGGCGGTGTTCACGCGCGTGGCCGTGCCCGAGATGCTGCGCTTCGGCTACCAGCCGCGCTTCGCCGTCGGCGTGGTGGCGGGCTCGTCGGTGCTGGGCATGCTGATCCCGCCCAGCCTGCTCATGATCCTCTACGGCTTCCTGGCCAACCAGTCGGTGGGCGATCTGTTCACCGCCGGCATCCTGCCCGGCCTGGTGCTGGCGCTGGCGTATTCGACAGGCATCGTGCTGATGGCCACCTTCTGGCCGCGCACGGTGTACGCAGGCGGCACGCCGCAGCCGGTGACGCAAGAGGCGCTGATGCCGCTCACCACGCTGGCCGGCAAGCTGCTGCCCAGCGTGCTCCTGATCGCCTCGGTGCTCGGCGGCCTGTACGCGGGCTTCTTCACCGCCACCGAGGCCGGCGCCACGGGCGCGGCGGTGGCGCTGGCGATTGCCGTGCTGCGCCGCAAGCTCAACTGGAAGTCGCTGTGGAGCGTGCTGGTGGAAACCGGCCACGTGACGGTGTCGGTGAGTTTTCTCATCATCTGCGCCACCATCTACACGCGCATGCTGGCGATGTCGGGCATGCCGCAGTTCCTCGTCGAATGGATGACGCAGCTGGGCCTAGGGCCCACGGGCTTTTTCATCATCTACGTGAGCTTCTGCGTGCTGCTGGGCACCATCATCGATTCGTCCTCCATCCTGCTCATCATGCTGCCGCTGATGCTGCCGATCGCCGAGCAGCTCGGGCTGAACCTGATCTGGTTCGGCGTGGTGACGGTGGTGGCGGTCGAGATCGGCCTGCTCACGCCGCCCTTCGGCCTGTCGGTGTTCGTCATCAAGAGCACGCTGCAGGACCAGCGCATCACGCTGGGCGACATCTTCCGCGGCACCGCGCCCTTCACCGTGATGATGGTGGCGGTGCTGCTGCTGCTCATCTTCGTGCCCCAACTTTCCCTGATGCTGCTCAAGACCCCCGGAGGCTGA
- a CDS encoding SMP-30/gluconolactonase/LRE family protein: MASNPLRGFTVDRAQIKTAGRDLQRPECILAEPDGTLWAADARGGVVRIAADGSQRFIGQHADPRFADTAASSAELEHKFTTGTLPNGLAFAANGDILISNFGTDRLEVMTRGGETRVLFDAIDGQPIGKVNFVLRDSHDRVWITVSTRVNPWTQAASSRVRDGYIAVLERGVLRVVAEGFYFTNEIRLDAREEWLYIAETTGPRITRMRLIEGAQGVQLTEREVFGPSHLGGYPDGIAFDAFGNLWCTLVMVDQLIALTPEGDKLLLLDDGEPAASKRLLEHMALGTVTSEDMLAARGTLAPWMASITFGGPDLGTVYLGSLMGSTIPYFTAPVAGLPMVHWKQRSS; encoded by the coding sequence ATGGCAAGCAACCCCCTGCGCGGCTTCACCGTCGACCGCGCCCAGATCAAGACGGCAGGCCGGGACCTGCAACGCCCCGAATGCATCCTGGCCGAGCCCGACGGCACGCTGTGGGCCGCCGACGCGCGCGGCGGCGTGGTGCGCATCGCCGCCGACGGCAGCCAGCGCTTCATCGGCCAGCATGCCGATCCGCGCTTTGCGGATACCGCCGCAAGCAGCGCCGAGCTCGAACACAAGTTCACCACCGGCACCCTGCCCAACGGCCTGGCGTTTGCCGCCAACGGCGACATCCTGATCAGCAATTTCGGCACCGACCGCCTGGAAGTGATGACGCGCGGCGGCGAAACCCGCGTGCTGTTCGATGCGATCGACGGCCAGCCCATCGGCAAGGTCAACTTCGTGCTGCGCGACAGCCACGACCGCGTCTGGATCACCGTCTCCACGCGCGTGAACCCCTGGACGCAGGCGGCCAGCTCGCGCGTGCGCGACGGCTACATCGCGGTGCTCGAGCGCGGCGTGCTGCGCGTGGTGGCCGAGGGTTTCTACTTCACCAACGAGATCCGGCTCGATGCGCGCGAAGAGTGGCTCTACATCGCCGAAACCACCGGCCCGCGCATCACGCGCATGCGCCTGATCGAGGGCGCGCAGGGCGTGCAGCTGACCGAGCGCGAGGTCTTCGGCCCCAGCCACCTGGGCGGCTACCCGGACGGCATCGCGTTCGACGCCTTCGGCAACCTGTGGTGCACGCTGGTGATGGTCGATCAGCTCATCGCGCTCACGCCCGAGGGCGACAAGCTGCTGCTGCTGGACGACGGCGAGCCGGCCGCGTCCAAGAGGCTGCTCGAGCACATGGCTCTTGGCACCGTGACCAGCGAGGACATGCTGGCCGCGCGCGGCACGCTTGCCCCCTGGATGGCCAGCATCACCTTCGGCGGGCCCGATCTCGGCACCGTCTACCTGGGCAGCCTCATGGGCAGCACCATTCCGTATTTCACCGCGCCCGTCGCCGGGCTGCCCATGGTCCACTGGAAGCAAAGGAGCTCTTGA
- a CDS encoding cyclase family protein, producing the protein MARTFVDLSIYLENDVISDPPAFAPRIQYFNHQNSFEQMAPFFPGLKQEDLPDGEVWAVEMVQLSTHNGTHLDAPYHFHSTMDKALGEKKKAWTIDEVPLQWCFQPGVKLDFRHFADGYVVTAADVEAELGRIGHTLAPLEIVVVNTRAGSRYGHDDYVAAGCGMGYEATMYLLERGVRLTGTDAWSWDAPFVYTAQKYAQSRDAGLIWEGHKAGRDIGYCHLEKLHNLEALPASGFYISCFPHKIRGASAGWTRAVAIFDDALMAASP; encoded by the coding sequence ATGGCACGCACATTCGTCGATCTGTCGATCTACCTGGAAAACGACGTCATCTCCGATCCGCCGGCCTTCGCGCCCAGGATCCAGTACTTCAACCACCAGAACTCTTTCGAGCAGATGGCGCCGTTCTTTCCCGGCCTGAAGCAGGAAGACCTGCCCGACGGCGAGGTCTGGGCGGTGGAGATGGTGCAGCTGTCGACGCACAACGGCACCCACCTGGACGCGCCGTATCACTTTCACAGCACCATGGACAAGGCGCTGGGCGAGAAGAAAAAAGCCTGGACCATCGACGAGGTGCCGCTGCAGTGGTGCTTCCAGCCCGGCGTGAAGCTGGACTTTCGCCACTTCGCCGACGGCTACGTGGTGACGGCCGCGGACGTCGAAGCGGAACTGGGGCGTATCGGCCACACGCTGGCGCCGCTGGAGATCGTCGTCGTCAACACCCGCGCCGGCAGCCGCTACGGCCACGACGACTACGTCGCCGCCGGCTGCGGCATGGGCTACGAGGCGACGATGTACCTGCTGGAGCGCGGCGTGCGCCTGACCGGCACCGACGCCTGGAGCTGGGACGCGCCCTTCGTCTACACCGCGCAAAAGTACGCGCAAAGCCGCGACGCCGGCCTGATCTGGGAAGGCCACAAGGCCGGGCGCGACATCGGCTACTGCCACCTGGAAAAGCTGCACAACCTGGAGGCGCTGCCCGCCAGCGGCTTCTACATCAGCTGCTTCCCGCACAAGATCCGCGGCGCCTCGGCCGGCTGGACGCGCGCCGTGGCCATCTTCGACGACGCGCTAATGGCCGCCTCGCCGTAG
- the fahA gene encoding fumarylacetoacetase produces MPLDHTHDPAARSWLAAANEDGCDFPVQNLPFALLRPRDSRQALRGAVAIGDQALDLAALAATGLVGAEAAPALQAAAQPTLNAFMAAGPTAWRALRHALFALLREGAPQQTTLRTCMLALADVEYALPAQVGDYTDFYTSLDHARNCMRIMYPDADVTPNFRWLPQAYHGRVSTLGVSGQRFRRPHGQYLPRGASTPVFAPCAAMDYECELGLWVGPGNAAGQPIALAQAEQHLFGISLLNDWSARDIQVWEMQPLGPFHAKNFATTLSPWIVTMDALAPYRLPWTRAADDVQPLPYLDAPANREHGAIDIRLEVLLHSEAARQAGRAPARLSGTSFRHQYWTAAQMLAHHTAGGCALQPGDLIGTGTISGPTKGEAGALIELARGGQEPVDIGGAEERGFLADGDTVILRGWCEAPGAARIGFGECQGTLLAALG; encoded by the coding sequence ATGCCCCTGGACCACACCCACGACCCCGCCGCCCGCAGCTGGCTTGCCGCGGCCAATGAAGACGGCTGCGACTTCCCCGTGCAGAACCTGCCCTTTGCCCTGCTGCGCCCGCGCGACAGCCGCCAGGCGCTGCGCGGCGCGGTGGCCATAGGCGACCAGGCGCTGGACCTGGCGGCGCTGGCCGCCACCGGCCTGGTCGGCGCCGAGGCCGCGCCCGCGCTGCAAGCGGCCGCACAGCCCACGCTCAACGCCTTCATGGCCGCCGGCCCCACGGCCTGGCGCGCGCTGCGCCATGCGCTGTTTGCCCTGCTGCGCGAGGGCGCGCCGCAGCAGACCACGCTGCGCACCTGCATGCTGGCGCTGGCGGACGTGGAATACGCGCTGCCGGCCCAGGTCGGCGACTACACCGACTTCTATACCTCGCTGGACCATGCGCGCAACTGCATGCGCATCATGTACCCCGATGCCGACGTCACGCCCAACTTCCGCTGGCTGCCCCAGGCCTACCACGGGCGCGTCTCCACGCTGGGCGTGAGCGGCCAGCGCTTTCGCCGCCCGCACGGCCAGTACCTGCCGCGCGGCGCCAGCACGCCGGTGTTCGCGCCCTGCGCGGCGATGGACTACGAATGCGAGCTCGGCCTGTGGGTCGGGCCGGGCAACGCGGCGGGCCAGCCGATCGCGCTGGCGCAGGCCGAGCAGCACCTGTTCGGCATCAGCCTGCTCAACGACTGGTCGGCGCGCGACATCCAGGTCTGGGAGATGCAGCCGCTGGGGCCCTTTCACGCCAAGAACTTCGCCACCACGCTCTCGCCCTGGATCGTCACCATGGACGCGCTCGCGCCCTACCGCCTGCCCTGGACGCGCGCCGCGGACGACGTGCAGCCGCTGCCCTACCTGGACGCGCCGGCCAACCGCGAGCACGGCGCGATCGACATCCGGCTCGAAGTGCTGCTGCACAGCGAGGCCGCGCGCCAGGCGGGGCGCGCTCCGGCGCGCCTGTCGGGCACCAGCTTTCGCCACCAGTACTGGACGGCGGCGCAGATGCTCGCCCACCACACCGCCGGCGGCTGCGCGCTGCAGCCGGGCGACCTGATCGGCACCGGCACCATCTCCGGCCCGACCAAGGGCGAAGCCGGCGCGCTGATCGAGCTGGCGCGCGGCGGGCAAGAGCCGGTGGACATCGGCGGGGCCGAAGAGCGCGGCTTTCTGGCCGACGGCGACACCGTCATCCTGCGCGGCTGGTGCGAGGCGCCGGGCGCCGCGCGCATCGGCTTCGGCGAATGCCAGGGCACGCTGCTGGCGGCGCTGGGGTAG
- the ubiM gene encoding 5-demethoxyubiquinol-8 5-hydroxylase UbiM: MQHSDVLIVGAGPVGLTLSLALARAGFSSTVLEQQPAQALASPAFDGREIALTHPSRALLMQLGSWQRLAAHEVGLLREAQVHNAAVGRHRPMQLHAGGTGADNLGWIVPNHALRRSAWELASTTAGIELVTEARVQQVQTDAAQARVSFTQGERPFSVQAPLLVAADSRFSGVRRMLGIGASMHDFGRSVIVCRMRVEKDHGEITHECFDHHSTLAILPLPRGPEDGHPQVSAVVTVDGAQAQRLLELAPEDYAARIAAQFQHRLGAMQLVSERISYPLVAVWAHHFAGPRCALAGDAAVGTHPVTAHGFNIGLSGVRTLVQALSLARRRGLDIGSTWPLTRYERRHRLHAWPIFAGTNAIVRLYTDERPPARLLRRAVLSASQNFPPLKAAIVSQLTGRRPRWPRATPHA; encoded by the coding sequence ATGCAGCACAGTGATGTCCTCATCGTCGGCGCAGGCCCCGTCGGCCTGACGCTGTCCCTCGCCCTCGCCCGCGCCGGCTTTTCCAGCACCGTGCTGGAGCAGCAGCCGGCCCAGGCGCTGGCCAGCCCGGCGTTTGACGGGCGCGAGATTGCGCTCACCCACCCCAGCCGCGCGCTGCTCATGCAGCTGGGCAGCTGGCAGCGGCTGGCGGCGCATGAAGTCGGGCTGCTGCGCGAAGCACAGGTCCACAACGCCGCCGTAGGCCGCCACCGGCCCATGCAACTGCATGCGGGCGGCACCGGCGCGGACAACCTGGGCTGGATCGTGCCCAACCACGCGCTGCGCCGCAGCGCCTGGGAGCTCGCCTCGACCACCGCGGGCATCGAGCTGGTCACCGAGGCGCGCGTGCAGCAGGTGCAAACCGACGCAGCCCAGGCGCGCGTGAGCTTCACCCAGGGCGAGCGACCCTTCAGCGTGCAGGCGCCGCTGCTGGTCGCCGCAGACAGCCGTTTTTCCGGCGTGCGCCGCATGCTCGGCATCGGCGCATCGATGCACGACTTTGGCCGCAGCGTCATCGTCTGCCGCATGCGCGTGGAAAAAGACCACGGCGAGATCACCCACGAATGCTTTGACCACCACAGCACGCTCGCCATCCTGCCGCTGCCGCGGGGCCCCGAGGACGGCCACCCGCAGGTCTCCGCCGTGGTGACGGTGGACGGCGCGCAGGCCCAGCGGCTGCTGGAACTGGCGCCCGAGGACTACGCGGCGCGCATCGCGGCGCAGTTCCAGCACCGCCTGGGCGCCATGCAGCTCGTGAGCGAGCGCATCAGCTACCCGCTGGTGGCCGTCTGGGCGCACCACTTCGCCGGGCCGCGCTGCGCGCTGGCGGGCGACGCGGCCGTGGGCACGCACCCGGTCACCGCGCACGGCTTCAACATCGGCCTGTCGGGCGTGCGCACACTCGTGCAGGCGCTCAGCCTCGCGCGCCGGCGCGGCCTGGACATCGGCAGCACCTGGCCGCTGACGCGCTACGAACGGCGCCACCGCCTGCACGCCTGGCCCATCTTTGCCGGCACCAACGCCATCGTGCGCCTGTACACCGACGAGCGCCCCCCCGCGCGCCTGCTGCGCCGCGCGGTGCTCAGCGCCTCGCAGAACTTCCCCCCGCTCAAGGCCGCCATCGTGAGCCAGCTCACCGGCCGCCGCCCAAGGTGGCCCAGGGCCACGCCGCACGCCTGA